Part of the Motacilla alba alba isolate MOTALB_02 chromosome Z, Motacilla_alba_V1.0_pri, whole genome shotgun sequence genome, tgagggagctgggaaggggctcagcctggagcaaaggaggctcaggggggaccttgtggctctgcacaactccctgacaggaggggacagcggggggggtcgggctctgctcccagggaacagggacaggaagagagaaaatggcctcaggctgggccaggggacCTTAGATGGGATATCAGGGAAAATTTCTGCACTggaagggtggtcaggcattgaaATAAGCTGCCCAGAGAActggtggaatcaccatccctaAAAGTGTTGAAAACACTTGGAGATGTAGCACACAGGGGATTGGTTTAGTGCTGGACCCAGCAGTGTTAAGTcaatggttggactcagtgaccTGGGAGCTCTTgtccagccttaatgattctatgattctgttatTCTAAATTGTGAAATGAGGAAATCCCAGGTAGAATCCCTGGTTTGCAGCCAGGTGTGCAACTAAAAGATGTATCAGGACTCCAACTAGGGACTTCAGATTTTGGTTGTATCCAAGGCAAGCTAAGTAAAGCTCGCCTgcttgaaatggaaaagaaatggcTTCTAACATCTAACAGGatgttgtaaatattttctcagtggAAAATATCACAGTTGTGGCTGATGTGTTTGATAATATAAACAGGAATTTGTGTAGGCCTACAGAGTTTGCTTAGTGTGGATTATGGTGTACAGAGTGCCACTTCATTTGTACTCCAGGTTTTTTTCAAAGCCATTTAACTGATTAGATTTTCAGTCATGGTCACCCTTAATACAAATCTGATGTGACAAGGCAAAATGCCAAACACATATTTAAAggatattttgaatttttcccAGCTCAGATTATTACTGcaattctatttttcttaattttttaaaatagtttcacCAGACAAAAAAGTcttatttgtttctgttttgagaGCAGAGCAATGGTCTGTGTTACTAAGCCTCAAGCTGAGAACTCCCAACCATTGCCTTTGGCTTCCTGCAAGGATTTGTTGATTTTTACCAGGGATTCTTCTGGACAAATCTTCTTGTGTGAACACCTGGTGAGTTTTAGATGTCATCTGCAGGAGATGAGATGAATCATACTTTAGATTATAAAGGGAGGCTTGGTGGCTGTTCCAGGCTTCAAtacctgtgctgctgtcacagtgTACTCGATTTCACACACATATTTCATTTCACACACCACggcctctgtgctgctgcaaagccAAGGGAGCGCAGCCAGCTCGTTCTGATTATTTGGAACACGAGTTTCATGGGCTGCTTGAGCTGTATTTGTTgcacagaatttatttattgtctGCAGAACAAGGGCAATCTCATCCCCTTAGACGACAGTGCTTTTTCCATGCATCGAGATCCCTTGATACTATTTTAATTGTCTACTACAGGTTATGCAGCACAAATAAATTTAGTACAAGATAGTGGAatggatattttaaatttcaaatgttGTGGTATTCTCCTGTCAGctaaagtagaatttttttttactgtaggCACTAATTATTTAATCCATATTCTAGttataaaaatagattaaataaaCTAATTAACTGAAGTTATAAACCAATAAACTCTAATGGATTTTACCAGATGTCATCTCCTGATAACTCTGTTTCTTATACAGCTTGGGACAGATCTTTACCCTGAAAAATTCTCGCAGGTACATTAAGTTATCTTTCTTTGTTATTCAGTGTCAAGTAAATTTTACATAGATGAAGACAAGCTGATTGAAAATAGtgataatttaataattttacatAAGAAATCTTTTCCCTTTGGTCTTTAGATGTCATTGGACATCTCTAGCTGTCAGTGGTAATTTCCACTGAGGTATTTAATGTACTGGAGTATCAGTGccttgcaaaaaaaatcaagctcaccaaaaagaattaaaacacattttgagaATACTGAATTGTCCTGCTTCTGTTTTATGCCCCTTTCCAATTTTAAGATGATAACAAGTctgtgaaaaattttaaaaaaggaaaaggtaagAGCAATGACAAGAAAGActgttaaataaatattttattttgtttagttttaacATGAACAATGACAGCAGCTAAATAAAATGGTGCTATGCTTTGACACTGGTAATGGGGTGAACAAATTATATCATATCCCCCTAATTCCAAGCATGTTGAATGATTAACtacaaaagagataaaataagcacatttttttaaatgcagagaaTAGTTTACTATGCACTGTCATTAGCAAGCAGGAACTTGGCATCCCCTCTCAGCCAGCACATTCCTGTCAGAAGTTATGAATGGCTGTTTGCAAGTACCTGCTGTAAACACCCCAGGACAAATTAACTCTTAATTGGTTTTCATTTACATTCTAATATTAGAAATAACAAAAGCCCACAGTTTTTACCTGACTACCTAGCATGATTGTTCCTTTCAGTTTTGGTATCATTCTGAAAGCAATATTGCTACCCTAAAAgacaacattttctttcactgtagTTTGCTTTTGatataaaataatctctttccttctcacagACTATACAGGTATGACCAGAAAAAACAGCATGTCCTTTGGAAAATGGTTTGTTTCAGTTAGTCCTGTCTTTGCTTGCACTGTAAAGGATTCAAAGCTGTTGGCTATGACTTTAGGAAACAGAAGATGCATTCAATGTGCCAAGCATAACCAAGTTCTGTCCGGTTGTTTGGCCTTTTTCAGGAGCTTACAACGCTGAAAATTTGCTACACACTCACGTTTGCACACCTCTGTGAAAGACTGTCACATTTAAATTTTCACATGCTTAAGAGCCAGCTGTGTGTGGCTTAGCAGAGCCAGTTCATCCCACTTCCAGATCTCATCCGCTTGATGCTGGCCAGGTGTCTCTTCAATGTCACCTGAAACCTCTTCTTTTCACCTTTCACAGGCTGTGGCTCACAGTCTGGCTTGCAGCACACAGGAGGAAGCTGGCTGTTGCAGACTGACTCCCATGAAACTGCCTGCCTGGTCTTAAAAGGGGTAACTGAAGATTTTGTGGTTTCGATGCTCTGTTGAATTTCACTGGAAGGGCTGGACAAGCTCCTTGGAAGAGATGCAGTCTTCTTCCTTTGGGACAGGAGGATTCTAAGCTCTTCAGAATCATGCTGGAAAAAGAGAGACTCTTTTCTCCTGGTGTTGGGACTTTCTCCCAGTGTGAGAAACCCATAGGGGGTAGTGATTCTGGAAAGGTGGGGCAAagagaaagcagctctggtTGCCGGGTCACAATGATCTGCAGCTCTCTCCAGGTCTTCAGGGAAGGTAATTTGTTCTGTAAAGCACAGGGTTCCTCTTCTGTCCGGACTCTCTCCTTTGCACATTGTTTCTTTCCTGATGTAGGATTCAGATTTGCTTCTAGTAGTTCTGCGCTTCTGAACAATTTCATCAGAGACTCCTCTCTCAGGAGAATTATCTGTGCTTTCttcctctggctcctgctggaaggaaatgtgctctatgtccagagaagggatgAAAAATTTAGGGATGCGATCAGGAGTCATGACAATATTGAAGATGTCCTTATTTTTCTGAGCAACCTTTTCTTCAGGAGGTGGCTTACTGATTTTGAGACTCGTCCAAGTTATCAAGCTTTCTATAACACTTTTCAGGGACTGCTGGGTTGTACCACCAGGCACCATTGTTTCAGCCAGCAGTGCTTTCTTAAAACACACAGTGTTGCCTGCTGACTGAATTCTCACAGCACTGATTGCAGATGGGGGACTCATTCTGcttataaaacaaagcaaatgacGTAATCTGATAGGTAGATGTCATTGGCATGGTAACCAAAGATAAGAAGGCTTTTACACTCCTACTTATATGCTTAAAGCCTAATTCATGCTGCACCCTTGCATTAAACAAGcttaaaattttgatttaattatttttaaatgccacGTTTGGTGCTAGTGCCTGTTTCAGGAAAACAATGGCTACAAACATACCTGTAACTTCCAGGCTGTTTGGAATATATTCTCTGTGATCTTACATAAAACATAATtaggcttttaattttctttttctttttttttttttaattttttgttatatGCCTGAAGGTGTAAAAAACATAGTTCCCTTAAGTTCTTTAGTTTTCATCAATTTTTGTGGTTGGGTGCATTTTGAGTTAC contains:
- the LOC119695520 gene encoding uncharacterized protein LOC119695520 encodes the protein MSPPSAISAVRIQSAGNTVCFKKALLAETMVPGGTTQQSLKSVIESLITWTSLKISKPPPEEKVAQKNKDIFNIVMTPDRIPKFFIPSLDIEHISFQQEPEEESTDNSPERGVSDEIVQKRRTTRSKSESYIRKETMCKGESPDRRGTLCFTEQITFPEDLERAADHCDPATRAAFSLPHLSRITTPYGFLTLGESPNTRRKESLFFQHDSEELRILLSQRKKTASLPRSLSSPSSEIQQSIETTKSSVTPFKTRQAVSWESVCNSQLPPVCCKPDCEPQPVKGEKKRFQVTLKRHLASIKRMRSGSGMNWLC